In Kitasatospora gansuensis, a genomic segment contains:
- a CDS encoding PPA1309 family protein: protein MSDALDALAGGKPPAATPITRAALEIDEYASTLGWDLPTRLFALVDSAALRKQDPKLAKQLGLTDEKPGDLTVIEQDELPAGMELDKFLGTIAWPDQVVGCALVVERQMLPPGAEHSRPKNATEAQLADWAANHPAREEVRITAAVLRDGKKEIALRLRSKDVAREVLTGPDLVPGLTEALLATFS, encoded by the coding sequence ATGTCCGATGCACTTGATGCCCTGGCCGGCGGCAAGCCGCCCGCCGCCACCCCGATCACCCGCGCCGCGCTGGAGATCGACGAGTACGCCAGCACCCTCGGCTGGGACCTGCCGACCCGGCTGTTCGCCCTGGTGGACAGCGCCGCGCTGCGCAAGCAGGACCCGAAGCTGGCCAAGCAGCTGGGCCTGACCGACGAGAAGCCCGGCGACCTCACCGTGATCGAGCAGGACGAGCTGCCCGCCGGGATGGAGCTGGACAAGTTCCTCGGCACCATCGCCTGGCCCGACCAGGTGGTCGGCTGCGCGCTGGTGGTGGAGCGTCAGATGCTGCCGCCGGGCGCCGAGCACAGCCGCCCGAAGAACGCCACCGAGGCGCAGCTCGCCGACTGGGCGGCCAACCACCCGGCCCGCGAGGAGGTCCGGATCACCGCGGCCGTGCTGCGCGACGGCAAGAAGGAGATCGCGCTCCGGCTGCGGTCCAAGGACGTCGCCCGCGAGGTGCTGACCGGCCCGGACCTGGTGCCGGGCCTGACCGAGGCGCTGCTCGCCACCTTCTCCTGA
- a CDS encoding YlbL family protein, producing MPRRSATMLAATLLLIALLCASVLMKVPYTEMSPGPTYNTLGTQEDDGKPVIQITGHETYPTSGHLNMTTVQVTGAKYEPSLVSAVIGWLRGDVLVVPHDNVYPQGQTDQEAQQQNAEEFASSEDSAKTAALNQLGIPVGTQVVVKSVVAGGPSEGKLHAGDRIVAVDGTKVTTAEQVAELVTKHQPGETAVFTVVPKDRVGAAATAADEVQVPVVTGKSADGTRAVVGIRPDVEHTYPFKIDIGLQDVGGPSAGLMFSLGIVDKLTPTDLTAGKFVAGTGTITDEGKVGPIGGISMKLIAARDKGAEYFFTPADNCAEAAKATPKGLRLVKAETLDGALKSLDLIRAGQSAQLPACTVS from the coding sequence ATGCCACGCCGCTCCGCGACGATGCTCGCCGCCACCCTGCTGCTCATAGCACTGCTCTGTGCGTCGGTCCTGATGAAGGTGCCGTACACGGAGATGAGCCCGGGCCCGACGTACAACACGCTCGGGACGCAGGAGGACGACGGGAAGCCGGTGATCCAGATCACCGGGCACGAGACGTACCCGACCAGCGGTCACCTCAACATGACGACCGTTCAGGTGACCGGCGCCAAGTACGAGCCGAGCCTGGTGTCGGCGGTGATCGGCTGGCTGCGTGGCGACGTGCTGGTGGTGCCGCACGACAACGTCTACCCGCAGGGCCAGACCGACCAGGAGGCCCAGCAGCAGAACGCGGAGGAGTTCGCCTCCTCCGAGGACAGTGCCAAGACCGCCGCGCTGAACCAGCTCGGCATCCCGGTCGGCACCCAGGTGGTGGTCAAGTCCGTGGTGGCCGGCGGCCCGTCCGAGGGCAAGCTGCACGCGGGGGACCGGATCGTCGCGGTGGACGGCACCAAGGTGACCACCGCCGAGCAGGTGGCCGAGCTGGTGACCAAGCACCAGCCGGGCGAGACGGCGGTCTTCACCGTCGTCCCGAAGGACCGCGTGGGCGCCGCCGCGACGGCGGCCGACGAGGTGCAGGTGCCGGTGGTGACCGGCAAGTCGGCGGACGGGACCCGGGCCGTGGTCGGGATCAGGCCGGACGTCGAGCACACCTACCCGTTCAAGATCGACATCGGGCTGCAGGACGTCGGCGGTCCGAGCGCCGGGCTGATGTTCTCGCTCGGCATCGTGGACAAGCTGACCCCGACCGACCTGACCGCCGGCAAGTTCGTCGCGGGCACCGGGACCATCACCGACGAGGGCAAGGTCGGCCCGATCGGTGGCATCTCGATGAAGCTGATCGCCGCCAGGGACAAGGGCGCCGAGTACTTCTTCACCCCGGCGGACAACTGCGCCGAGGCGGCCAAGGCCACGCCGAAGGGCCTCCGCCTGGTGAAGGCGGAGACCCTGGACGGCGCGCTCAAGTCGCTGGACCTGATCCGGGCCGGGCAGAGCGCCCAGCTGCCGGCCTGCACCGTCAGCTGA
- a CDS encoding molybdenum cofactor biosynthesis protein MoaE, which translates to MSENHDPIRLLAIRETPLSLDEVYEAVGDDAAGGTTVFVGTVRDHDGGKTVTALEYSAHPTAEQEMRRIADKIVAEFPVRALAAVHRIGRLEITDKAVIVAVSCPHRGEAFAAARRLIDDLKHEVPIWKHQIFADGEEEWVGAGSC; encoded by the coding sequence ATGTCCGAGAACCACGACCCCATCCGCCTGCTGGCCATCCGCGAGACCCCGCTCTCGCTGGACGAGGTGTACGAGGCGGTCGGCGACGACGCGGCCGGCGGCACCACGGTCTTCGTCGGCACGGTGCGCGACCACGACGGCGGCAAGACGGTGACCGCGCTGGAGTACAGCGCCCACCCGACCGCCGAGCAGGAGATGCGGCGGATCGCCGACAAGATCGTCGCCGAGTTCCCCGTCCGGGCGCTCGCGGCGGTGCACCGGATCGGCCGGCTGGAGATCACCGACAAGGCGGTGATCGTCGCGGTCTCCTGCCCGCACCGGGGCGAGGCCTTCGCGGCGGCCCGGCGGCTGATCGACGACCTCAAGCACGAGGTGCCGATCTGGAAGCACCAGATCTTCGCCGACGGCGAGGAGGAGTGGGTCGGCGCGGGGTCCTGCTGA
- a CDS encoding NAD-dependent epimerase/dehydratase family protein, which produces MSSPPSDVRSGLTGGEDAPAAAGSPSPAYGGRPLTVAVTGAAGVLGERVAARLVGSPGVRKVLALDDRRGEVPGVQWRVLDVRDPAVAERLTGVDVVVHLAMDLGMETDPRARSAYNVRGAQTVLTAAAAAGVSRVVLCTSAMVYGALPDNEVPLAESAELRATEEASLVGDLLEIERLARRAPRAHPGLQVTVLRPAVVVGPGVDTVLTRHFEAPRLLVVAGSRPCWQFCHVDDLAAALEYATLGLVEGEVTVGCDGWLEQEDVEQLSGIRRMELPASLALGTAARLHRLGLTPAPAGDLAYTMYPWVVSGSRLYEAGWRPAYTNEQVLGELLAQVAGKHAVAGRRLGGKEAATSLGAAGATVALIGTAALVRRARKSRRI; this is translated from the coding sequence GTGAGTTCCCCGCCTTCGGACGTTCGCTCTGGGCTGACCGGAGGTGAGGACGCCCCAGCTGCCGCGGGTTCGCCGTCTCCAGCCTACGGCGGCAGGCCGCTGACCGTGGCCGTCACCGGCGCCGCGGGAGTGCTCGGCGAGCGGGTCGCGGCCCGCCTGGTCGGCTCCCCGGGAGTACGCAAGGTGCTCGCGCTGGACGACCGGCGCGGTGAGGTGCCCGGCGTGCAGTGGCGGGTGCTGGACGTCCGCGACCCGGCGGTGGCCGAACGGCTGACCGGGGTCGACGTGGTGGTGCACCTGGCGATGGACCTCGGCATGGAGACCGACCCCCGGGCGCGCAGCGCGTACAACGTGCGGGGGGCGCAGACCGTGCTGACGGCCGCCGCGGCGGCCGGGGTGAGCCGGGTGGTGCTGTGCACCTCGGCGATGGTCTACGGCGCGCTGCCGGACAACGAGGTGCCGCTGGCCGAGTCGGCCGAGCTGCGGGCCACCGAGGAGGCCTCGCTGGTCGGTGACCTGCTGGAGATCGAGCGGCTGGCCCGCCGCGCGCCCCGGGCGCACCCCGGGCTGCAGGTCACCGTGCTGCGTCCGGCCGTGGTGGTGGGCCCGGGTGTCGACACCGTGCTGACCAGGCACTTCGAGGCACCCCGGCTGCTGGTGGTGGCCGGGTCCAGGCCGTGCTGGCAGTTCTGTCACGTGGACGACCTGGCGGCGGCGCTGGAGTACGCGACGCTCGGCCTGGTCGAGGGTGAGGTGACGGTCGGCTGCGACGGCTGGCTGGAGCAGGAGGACGTGGAGCAGCTGTCCGGCATCCGCCGGATGGAGCTGCCCGCCTCGCTGGCGCTGGGCACGGCGGCCCGGCTGCACCGGCTGGGCCTGACCCCGGCCCCGGCGGGTGACCTCGCCTACACGATGTACCCGTGGGTGGTCTCCGGGAGCCGGTTGTACGAGGCGGGCTGGCGGCCCGCGTACACCAACGAGCAGGTGCTGGGTGAGCTGCTGGCGCAGGTCGCGGGCAAGCACGCGGTGGCCGGGCGGCGGCTGGGCGGCAAGGAGGCCGCGACCAGCCTGGGGGCGGCGGGTGCCACGGTGGCGCTGATCGGTACGGCGGCGCTGGTCCGGCGGGCCCGGAAGAGCCGCCGGATCTGA
- a CDS encoding zinc-dependent metalloprotease translates to MSDLPFGFGVPPEEPEDGKAKRDKDDKGESAEPTPPQPFGFGGANPFGALFGMGGPGAPGGASGDNPFGAMLGGLNPNDLGAAFQQLGQMLSFDGGPVNWDLARDIARQTVVAEQPEGKTKDRSVSASERSAVAEAVRLADLWLDSATEFPSGAGTAVAWSRAEWIEATLPVWKDLVDPVAERVGNAMGGVLPEEMQAMAGPLMGMMRSMGGAMFGTQIGQALGALAAEVVGSTDVGLPLAPAGKAALLPQNVAEFGEGLSVPAEEVRLYLALREAAHQRLFAHVPWLRAHLFGAVEAYARGIKVDTTRMEELVGQLDPSNPEALQEALANGLLQPEDTPEQKAALARLETALALVEGWVDAVVHAAAEPHLPQAGALRETVRRRRAAGGPAEQTFATLVGLELRPRRLRDASRLWASLADARGVEGRDALWEHPDMLPTAADLDDPDGFVHRGSGDGAEGGIDFTELDKLLGEAAAGSDTPKGKDEDEEPGK, encoded by the coding sequence GTGAGCGACCTCCCCTTCGGATTCGGCGTTCCTCCCGAGGAGCCCGAGGACGGCAAGGCCAAGCGCGACAAGGACGACAAGGGCGAGAGCGCCGAGCCCACGCCGCCGCAGCCGTTCGGTTTCGGCGGGGCCAACCCCTTCGGCGCGCTGTTCGGGATGGGCGGTCCGGGCGCTCCTGGCGGGGCCTCCGGCGACAATCCGTTCGGGGCGATGCTGGGCGGTCTGAATCCCAACGACCTCGGCGCGGCGTTCCAGCAGCTCGGCCAGATGCTGTCCTTCGACGGCGGCCCGGTCAACTGGGACCTGGCCCGGGACATCGCCCGGCAGACCGTGGTCGCCGAGCAGCCCGAGGGGAAGACCAAGGACCGCTCGGTGAGCGCCAGCGAGCGTTCGGCCGTCGCCGAGGCGGTCCGGCTGGCCGACCTCTGGCTGGACTCCGCCACCGAGTTCCCGTCCGGTGCGGGCACCGCCGTGGCGTGGAGCCGGGCCGAGTGGATCGAGGCCACCCTGCCGGTCTGGAAGGACCTGGTCGACCCGGTCGCCGAGCGGGTCGGCAACGCCATGGGCGGCGTGCTGCCCGAGGAGATGCAGGCGATGGCCGGGCCGCTGATGGGCATGATGCGCTCGATGGGCGGCGCGATGTTCGGCACCCAGATCGGCCAGGCACTGGGCGCACTGGCCGCCGAGGTGGTCGGCTCCACCGACGTCGGCCTGCCGCTCGCCCCGGCCGGCAAGGCCGCCCTGCTGCCGCAGAACGTCGCCGAGTTCGGCGAGGGCCTGAGCGTGCCCGCCGAGGAGGTCCGGCTCTACCTGGCCCTGCGCGAGGCCGCCCACCAGCGGCTGTTCGCCCATGTGCCGTGGCTCCGGGCACACCTGTTCGGCGCGGTCGAGGCGTACGCGCGCGGCATCAAGGTGGACACCACGCGGATGGAGGAGCTGGTCGGCCAGCTCGACCCGTCCAACCCCGAAGCGCTCCAGGAGGCCCTGGCCAACGGCCTGCTGCAGCCCGAGGACACCCCCGAGCAGAAGGCCGCGCTGGCCCGCCTGGAGACCGCGCTCGCGCTGGTCGAGGGCTGGGTCGACGCCGTCGTGCACGCCGCCGCCGAACCGCACCTGCCGCAGGCCGGCGCCCTCCGCGAGACCGTCCGCCGCCGCCGCGCGGCCGGCGGCCCGGCCGAGCAGACCTTCGCCACCCTGGTCGGCCTGGAGCTCCGCCCGCGCCGACTGCGGGACGCCTCCCGGCTCTGGGCCTCGCTGGCCGACGCCCGCGGCGTCGAGGGCCGGGACGCGCTCTGGGAGCACCCCGACATGCTGCCCACCGCCGCCGACCTGGACGACCCGGACGGCTTCGTGCACCGCGGCTCCGGTGACGGCGCGGAGGGCGGCATCGACTTCACCGAGCTGGACAAGCTGCTCGGCGAGGCCGCGGCCGGCTCCGACACCCCGAAGGGCAAGGACGAGGACGAGGAGCCCGGCAAGTGA
- a CDS encoding NUDIX hydrolase → MTELHADAVRTLRSWSVADPDQDRLRLDYLDHLADRPDGMWRSSLPAHITASAVVVDPAAGRVLLTLHPKVGIWLQMGGHCEPGDGTLAAAALREATEESGIPDLELLTVDGAPVPVKLDRHQVRCTGKDRPENTHLDVQYVALAPAGAQALISEESLDLRWFGYDQLPELTDESVRELVALARKLTED, encoded by the coding sequence GTGACCGAGCTGCACGCCGACGCCGTCCGGACCCTGCGCTCCTGGTCGGTGGCCGACCCGGACCAGGACCGGCTCCGACTCGACTACCTCGACCACCTGGCCGACCGCCCCGACGGGATGTGGCGGTCCAGCCTGCCCGCCCACATCACCGCCAGCGCGGTGGTGGTCGACCCGGCGGCCGGGCGGGTGCTGCTGACGCTCCACCCGAAGGTCGGCATCTGGCTGCAGATGGGCGGACACTGCGAGCCCGGCGACGGGACGCTGGCCGCCGCCGCGCTGCGCGAGGCCACCGAGGAGTCCGGCATCCCGGACCTGGAGCTGCTCACCGTCGACGGCGCACCGGTGCCGGTCAAGCTGGACCGGCACCAGGTCCGCTGCACCGGCAAGGACCGGCCGGAGAACACCCACCTGGACGTCCAGTACGTCGCGCTGGCACCGGCCGGGGCACAGGCGCTGATCAGCGAGGAGTCACTGGACCTGCGCTGGTTCGGCTACGACCAGCTGCCGGAGCTGACGGACGAGTCGGTGCGCGAACTCGTCGCGCTGGCCCGGAAACTGACCGAGGATTAG
- a CDS encoding M48 metallopeptidase family protein — protein sequence MSAAPGNLPGMAAELDPAVEVRRSARRKRTVSAYREGDRTVVLIPARMSQAEEQRWVSRMLDKLAAQESRKVLGDDALARRAAELSAEYLGGRARPDVVRWVTNQNSRWGSCTPSERSIRLSHRLQGMPEYVVDYVLLHELAHLLEASHGPRFWALLAAYPQTERARGYLEGVAAAASLPHARSGD from the coding sequence ATGTCGGCGGCGCCGGGTAACCTCCCTGGCATGGCAGCCGAACTGGACCCCGCAGTCGAGGTCCGCCGCAGCGCCCGCCGCAAGCGCACCGTGTCCGCGTACCGCGAGGGCGACCGGACGGTGGTGCTGATCCCGGCCCGGATGTCGCAGGCCGAGGAGCAGCGCTGGGTGTCCCGGATGCTCGACAAGCTGGCCGCCCAGGAGAGCCGCAAGGTGCTGGGTGACGACGCGCTGGCCCGCCGCGCCGCCGAGCTCTCGGCCGAGTATCTCGGCGGCCGGGCCCGGCCGGACGTGGTCCGCTGGGTGACCAACCAGAACTCCCGCTGGGGCTCCTGCACCCCGAGCGAGCGCAGCATCCGGCTCTCCCACCGGCTGCAGGGCATGCCCGAGTACGTGGTCGACTACGTGCTGCTGCACGAGCTGGCGCACCTGCTGGAGGCGAGCCACGGCCCGCGATTCTGGGCGCTGCTGGCGGCCTACCCGCAGACCGAGCGGGCCCGCGGCTACCTGGAGGGCGTGGCCGCCGCAGCGAGTCTGCCGCACGCCCGGAGCGGCGACTGA
- a CDS encoding ThiF family adenylyltransferase: protein MVKPALSRLWRDNDTLQFGTVRQHARVVEQVSQPVAAFLELLDGSRERPALLEAGERLGLGREVTEQLLGSLEQGGLLDDAEAGRALLDGYPKARQELLGPDLASLSLVHPDPGEAPAVLRGRATARVEIHGAGRVGAAVGAVLAAGGVGGVTLTDQGRVSARDCSPAGYPPTDIGRLRATAAREVVQRAAGAATGERQRPRRPEDAPPPALVVLAPRDGAGAFTGVAAEAHRLMRAGVPHLYVGVLEHLGIVGPLVLPGASACGSCATLTRRDEDEAWPRLLAQLGTDGPGRPRTPACDSALATTVAGLAALHVELYLDGVRPPSVDGWCEVSAADGMTRRLRLPTHPACGCTWPSGPPEQRQGV, encoded by the coding sequence ATGGTGAAGCCCGCACTGTCCCGCCTCTGGCGCGACAACGACACCCTGCAGTTCGGCACCGTCCGACAGCACGCCCGGGTGGTGGAGCAGGTCAGCCAACCCGTCGCCGCCTTCCTGGAGCTGCTCGACGGCAGCCGGGAGCGGCCCGCCCTGCTGGAGGCGGGCGAGCGGCTCGGGCTCGGCCGGGAGGTCACCGAGCAGCTGCTCGGCTCGCTGGAGCAGGGCGGTCTGCTGGACGACGCCGAGGCCGGCCGGGCCCTGCTCGACGGCTACCCGAAGGCCCGTCAGGAGCTGCTCGGGCCTGACCTGGCGTCACTCTCCCTGGTGCATCCGGATCCCGGCGAGGCCCCGGCCGTGCTCCGCGGCCGGGCCACCGCGCGGGTGGAGATCCACGGCGCCGGGCGGGTCGGCGCCGCCGTCGGCGCGGTGCTGGCCGCCGGGGGCGTCGGCGGCGTCACGCTGACCGACCAGGGCCGGGTCTCCGCGCGGGACTGCTCCCCCGCCGGCTACCCGCCGACCGACATCGGGCGGCTGCGGGCCACCGCCGCCCGGGAGGTGGTGCAGCGGGCCGCCGGCGCCGCCACCGGGGAGCGGCAGCGCCCCCGGCGGCCCGAGGACGCACCGCCGCCCGCCCTGGTGGTGCTGGCCCCCCGGGACGGCGCCGGGGCCTTCACCGGGGTCGCCGCCGAGGCCCACCGGCTGATGCGGGCCGGGGTGCCGCACCTGTACGTCGGGGTGCTGGAGCACCTGGGCATCGTCGGGCCGCTGGTGCTCCCCGGAGCTTCGGCCTGCGGCTCCTGCGCCACCCTCACCCGCCGCGACGAGGACGAGGCCTGGCCCCGGCTGCTCGCCCAGCTCGGCACCGACGGCCCCGGCCGTCCCCGCACCCCCGCCTGCGACAGTGCCCTGGCCACCACCGTCGCCGGCCTGGCCGCCCTGCACGTCGAGCTCTACCTCGACGGCGTCCGGCCACCCAGCGTGGACGGCTGGTGCGAGGTCTCCGCCGCCGACGGAATGACCCGCCGCCTCCGCCTGCCCACCCACCCGGCCTGCGGCTGCACCTGGCCCTCGGGGCCGCCCGAGCAGCGGCAGGGGGTCTAG
- a CDS encoding ABC1 kinase family protein gives MSEIPRKAVSRTARLAALPLSFAGRATLGLGKRLGGRPADEVTAELQQQTADQLFATLGKLKGGAMKFGQVLSVFEAALPEEVAGPYRAALTKLQDAAPPMPAAKVHAVLAERLGPNWRKKFRSFDDRPAAAASIGQVHRAVWQDGRAVAVKIQYPGAGDALLSDLAQLSRVAWLLGPLIPGLDIKPLITELRSRVAEELDYELEAAAQRRHAEEFADDPDITVPDVVAQADQILVSEWLDGTPLSEVITGGTQQERDRAGQLLARFLFAGPSRTGLLHADPHPGNFRLIKDEGPVEGWRLGVLDFGTVDRLPEGLPAPIGDSLRMALAGDADGVLDMLREEGFVKPSIELDPAAVLDYLLPIIEPTTVETFHFTRAWMRAQAARIADPRSPAYNLGKQLNLPPAYLLIHRVTLSTIGVLCQLGANAPFRAEMLEWLPGFAHPVDEPAGS, from the coding sequence ATGTCTGAGATTCCGCGCAAGGCAGTCTCCCGCACCGCCCGGCTCGCCGCGCTCCCGCTGAGCTTCGCCGGCCGGGCAACCCTCGGCCTGGGCAAGCGCCTCGGCGGCCGCCCTGCGGACGAGGTCACCGCGGAGCTGCAGCAGCAGACCGCGGACCAGCTCTTCGCCACCCTGGGGAAGCTGAAGGGCGGGGCGATGAAGTTCGGGCAGGTGCTGTCCGTCTTCGAGGCCGCGCTGCCCGAGGAGGTGGCCGGCCCCTACCGGGCCGCCCTGACGAAGCTTCAGGACGCGGCGCCACCGATGCCCGCCGCCAAGGTGCATGCCGTACTCGCCGAGCGGCTCGGCCCGAACTGGCGGAAGAAGTTCCGCAGCTTCGACGACCGCCCAGCGGCCGCCGCCTCGATCGGGCAGGTGCACCGCGCGGTCTGGCAGGACGGCCGGGCGGTCGCCGTCAAGATCCAGTACCCGGGCGCGGGTGACGCGCTGCTCTCCGACCTGGCCCAGCTCAGCCGGGTGGCCTGGCTGCTCGGCCCGCTGATCCCCGGGCTCGACATCAAGCCGCTGATCACCGAGCTGCGCTCGCGGGTCGCCGAGGAGCTGGACTACGAGCTGGAGGCGGCGGCCCAGCGGCGGCACGCCGAGGAGTTCGCCGACGACCCGGACATCACCGTCCCCGACGTGGTCGCCCAGGCCGACCAGATCCTGGTCAGCGAGTGGCTGGACGGCACCCCGCTGTCCGAGGTGATCACCGGCGGCACCCAGCAGGAGCGCGACCGGGCCGGCCAGCTGCTCGCCCGCTTCCTGTTCGCGGGCCCGTCCCGGACGGGCCTGCTGCACGCCGACCCGCACCCCGGCAACTTCCGGCTGATCAAGGACGAGGGCCCGGTCGAGGGCTGGCGGCTCGGCGTGCTGGACTTCGGCACCGTCGACCGGCTGCCCGAGGGCCTGCCCGCCCCGATCGGCGACTCGCTCCGGATGGCGCTGGCCGGGGACGCCGACGGCGTGCTCGACATGCTCCGCGAGGAGGGCTTCGTCAAGCCCTCGATCGAGCTGGACCCGGCGGCCGTGCTCGACTACCTGCTCCCGATCATCGAGCCGACCACGGTGGAGACCTTCCACTTCACCCGGGCCTGGATGCGGGCCCAGGCGGCCCGGATCGCCGACCCGCGCTCGCCCGCGTACAACCTCGGCAAGCAGCTCAACCTGCCGCCGGCCTACCTGCTGATCCACCGGGTCACGCTGAGCACCATCGGCGTGCTCTGCCAGCTCGGCGCCAACGCGCCGTTCCGGGCCGAGATGCTGGAGTGGCTGCCGGGCTTCGCCCACCCGGTGGACGAGCCGGCCGGCAGCTGA
- a CDS encoding WhiB family transcriptional regulator — MSTVITPPLPSVPTDITKADQADPPEVSLMQLTAIDQAEVNGQPIPCRAFDPEVFFAETPADVEYAKSLCGTCPVKDACLTGALERREPWGVWGGELFVQGVVVARKRPRGRPRKTEVAA, encoded by the coding sequence GTGTCCACGGTCATCACACCGCCACTCCCGTCCGTACCGACAGACATCACCAAGGCCGACCAGGCCGACCCCCCGGAGGTTTCTCTTATGCAGCTCACCGCGATCGACCAGGCCGAGGTCAACGGCCAGCCCATCCCGTGCCGTGCCTTCGACCCGGAGGTCTTCTTCGCCGAGACCCCGGCGGACGTCGAGTACGCGAAGTCGCTGTGCGGCACCTGCCCGGTCAAGGACGCGTGCCTGACGGGTGCGCTGGAGCGGCGCGAGCCGTGGGGCGTCTGGGGTGGCGAGCTCTTCGTCCAGGGCGTTGTGGTGGCCCGGAAGCGGCCGCGTGGCCGTCCGCGCAAGACCGAGGTCGCGGCGTGA